One region of Poecile atricapillus isolate bPoeAtr1 chromosome 8, bPoeAtr1.hap1, whole genome shotgun sequence genomic DNA includes:
- the LOC131581627 gene encoding autoimmune regulator-like: MAGPGSDGDLRRLLKLHRTEIAMAVDDVFPLLHGLADHDVVPDHIFKETLSRTEREGSHRAFHALLTWLLGRDAAAVRDFWAVLFKDYNLERYSRLRPLRGAFPREVELGRQRRGRRFSPSPTAPAPHRPQGKRKAPEERDKARAAQPAPRHSASPGPLVKAKTVKKPEGTDTPRTSRASALQAVAASVQRAVAVAGGEVPVSRGAIEGILIKHVLDPRSSKTVSRAEDEPYNPAACEEPEARSRSHSLKPPAQPKACQTNREPQVHPQGQLPAATAFSQDPVPQQENEDECAACGDGGELICCDGCPRAFHLACLVPPLPHVPSGTWRCGSCVENVTEPGQLLEADLPVERPPEILGDAARDTQLGGVEGSVCSRCCTQIPTARHCPAPSGDPRGLLLCTSCMGTLDTGGVGTTPAAGDQLLPAAKGDMGLWVRQHVLGDATEEGCALFSPHHHLPTLTRNRTYTPHGGHTWP; encoded by the exons atggcggggccgggcagcgaCGGGGACCTGCGGCGCCTGCTGAAGCTGCACCGCACCGAGATCGCCATGGCAGTGGACGACGTCTTCCCACTGCTGCATGGCCTGGCTGACCACGATGTCGTCCCTGACCACATCTTCAAG GAGACGCTGAGCCGGACGGAGCGGGAGGGCTCTCACCGCGCTTTCCACGCGCTGCTCACCTGGCTGCTGGGCCGCGACGCTGCCGCAGTCCGCGACTTCTGGGCCGTCCTCTTCAAGGACTACAACCTGGAGCGATACTCCCGGCTCCGGCCTCTCCGCGGCGCCTTCCCCAGAG AGGTGGAGCTGGGGCGGCAGCGCCGTGGAAGGCGTTTCTCCCCGAGCCCCACGGCACCGGCCCCACACAGACCCCAAGGCAAGAGGAAAGCCCCTGAGGAGCGGGACAAGGCCCgggcagcacagcctgctccaCGGCACAGCGCAAGTCCTG GGCCCCTGGTCAAGGCAAAGACTGTGAAGAAGCCGGAGGGCACAGATACCCCTCGCACTTCTCGTGCCAGCG ctctccaggcaGTGGCTGCCTCGGTGCAGAGAGCAGTGGCTGTGGCAGGTGGTGAGGTACCTGTCAGCCGTGGGGCCATCGAGGGCATCCTCATTAAACATGTGCTGGATCCAC GCAGCTCCAAGACagtcagcagagctgaggatgAGCCATATAACCCTGCTGCCTGCGAGGAGCCAGAGGCCAGGAGCAGAAGCCACAGCCTGaagccccctgcccagcccaagGCATGCCAAACT AACAGGGAACCCCAAGTGCACCCCCAGggccagctgccagcagccactGCGTTCAGCCAGGACCCTGTGCCCCAGCAG GAGAATGAGGATGAGTGTGCAGCATGCGGTGATGGTGGTGAGCTCATCTGCTGTGATGGCTGCCCCAGGGCCTTTCACCTTGCCTGCCTGGTGCCCCCGCTGCCCCACGTCCCCAG CGGGACATGGCGATGTGGCTCCTGTGTGGAGAACGTGACTGAACCAGGccagctgctggaggcagaCTTGCCTGTGGAGAGACCCCCCGAGATCCTGGGAGACGCGGCACGGGACACCCAGCTGGGTGGAGTTGAGGGAAGCGTCTGCAGCCGCTGCTGCACCCAGATCCCCACTGCCCGACACTGTCCTGCTCCCAGTGGGGACCCCAG ggggctgctgctgtgcacatCCTGCATGGGCACCCTGGACACAGGTGGCGTGGGCACCACGCCAGCAGCTGGAGACCAACTGCTTCCAGCAGCCAAG GGTGACATGGGGCTGTGGGTCAGGCAGCATGTGCTGGGAGACGCCACAGAGGAAGGATGTG